From one Luteolibacter sp. SL250 genomic stretch:
- a CDS encoding MBL fold metallo-hydrolase, which produces MKLKFCGAAGTTTGSQHLLEVNGKRILLDCGLYQGRRKDAYDINCCFPHFNPADIDCVVLSHAHIDHSGNLPNLCAKGFSGNIYATNATRDLCQIMLADSARIQKSDIEWLNKHRLRDGLDAVPALYSEQDAERCLRQFVTIGYDRPMLIADGVSMTFVDAGHILGSAQVLLEITDQADGKKKRFLFSGDVGRGGSEVLRDPVAVQDVDFLLMESTYGGREHEAPPGVGDQFGEVIRQAVKRGGKILIPAFAVERTQAILYVLHDLFQKGEIPGLPVFVDSPLAVSATEIYRLHPDSFNEAVYEQLFQRENPFGFENLTLIRSVNASMALNDLKGPAIIIAASGMCEAGRILHHLKHNIADGRTTVLFVGYCAENTLGRRIRDGEPEVPILGGRFKVRAKIEAVDSFSGHADHSELLEYFDRTTGPKKRVWLVHGDHEPAHALREALAGKHHGGSVEIAALGETVEF; this is translated from the coding sequence ATGAAACTCAAATTCTGCGGTGCCGCGGGCACCACCACCGGTTCGCAGCATCTGCTGGAGGTCAACGGGAAGCGCATCCTGCTGGATTGCGGGCTCTATCAGGGCCGGCGGAAGGACGCGTATGACATCAACTGCTGCTTCCCCCATTTCAATCCCGCGGACATCGACTGCGTGGTGCTGTCCCACGCCCACATCGACCACAGCGGCAACCTGCCGAACCTGTGCGCGAAGGGTTTCAGCGGCAACATCTACGCGACCAACGCGACGCGCGACCTCTGCCAGATCATGCTCGCGGACTCCGCGCGCATCCAGAAGAGCGACATCGAATGGCTGAACAAGCACCGCCTGCGCGACGGGCTGGACGCGGTGCCCGCCCTCTACAGCGAGCAGGATGCGGAACGGTGCCTGCGCCAGTTCGTGACCATCGGCTATGACCGCCCGATGCTCATCGCGGACGGGGTTTCGATGACCTTCGTGGATGCGGGCCACATCCTGGGCAGCGCGCAGGTGCTGCTGGAGATCACGGACCAGGCGGACGGGAAGAAAAAGCGTTTCCTTTTCTCCGGAGACGTGGGCCGTGGCGGCAGCGAGGTGCTGCGGGACCCCGTGGCGGTGCAGGACGTGGACTTCCTGCTGATGGAGAGCACCTACGGCGGGCGCGAGCACGAAGCCCCTCCCGGAGTGGGCGACCAGTTCGGTGAGGTGATCCGGCAGGCGGTGAAGCGCGGCGGGAAGATCCTCATCCCGGCCTTCGCCGTGGAGAGGACGCAGGCGATCCTCTATGTGCTCCATGATCTTTTCCAGAAGGGGGAAATCCCCGGCCTGCCCGTGTTCGTGGACAGCCCGCTGGCGGTGAGTGCCACGGAGATCTACCGCCTGCACCCGGACTCGTTCAACGAGGCGGTGTACGAGCAGCTCTTCCAGCGGGAGAATCCGTTCGGTTTCGAGAATCTGACGCTCATCCGCTCCGTGAACGCATCGATGGCGTTGAACGACCTGAAGGGACCTGCGATCATCATTGCCGCTTCCGGCATGTGCGAGGCGGGACGGATCCTGCACCACCTGAAGCACAACATCGCGGACGGCAGGACCACGGTCCTTTTTGTCGGCTACTGCGCGGAGAACACGCTGGGCAGGCGCATCCGGGATGGTGAGCCGGAGGTGCCCATCCTCGGCGGGAGGTTCAAGGTGCGTGCGAAGATCGAGGCGGTGGATTCCTTCTCCGGCCACGCGGACCATTCGGAGCTGCTGGAATACTTCGACCGCACCACCGGCCCGAAGAAGCGGGTGTGGCTGGTGCACGGTGACCATGAACCCGCGCATGCGCTGCGGGAGGCGCTGGCCGGAAAGCACCACGGCGGAAGCGTGGAGATCGCCGCGCTCGGGGAAACCGTCGAGTTCTGA
- a CDS encoding MFS transporter: MHLPTSDSGSTSPEKATLKSWLAVLSVSLGAFVLVTSEFLPIGLLTNISGALGVSDGVAGLMVSVPGIVAAFAAPALTLLASRVDRRVLLLSLMALLAVSSFISAIAPDFKVMLAARVLFGISLGGFWSNAIALGGRLVPKASMVRATTIIMAGISIATVAGVPVSKVVADFLGWRTAFSVIGGVVLLAGAVQWWALPKLPAPKAPGFLQFTHLLRHPDARLGLATVALVIAGHFGAYTYVTPFLKQNPQMGPGHISSLLLAFGVAGIAGNFIGGAAAGRNLRGTIGVVIILLAASIMLLPSTGMNVASTSALILCWGLAFGAVPIVLQLWVFKAAPEAMEGGAALLTSTFQVFIALGSVLGGQVVDHHSVSSVMWCGGGVSALAILIVLISRHQPAGKEADAPEACGG, encoded by the coding sequence ATGCACCTTCCCACCTCCGACAGCGGCTCCACCTCGCCGGAAAAGGCCACGCTGAAATCCTGGCTCGCCGTCCTTTCCGTCTCTCTCGGCGCGTTCGTTCTCGTCACTTCGGAGTTCCTTCCCATCGGCCTGCTGACGAACATCTCCGGCGCGCTGGGCGTCTCCGACGGGGTGGCGGGGCTGATGGTTTCAGTCCCCGGCATCGTCGCCGCATTCGCCGCGCCCGCGCTGACGCTCCTCGCCAGCCGGGTGGACAGGAGGGTGCTGCTCCTTTCCCTGATGGCGCTGCTCGCCGTCTCCAGTTTCATTTCCGCCATCGCTCCGGATTTCAAGGTCATGCTGGCGGCGCGGGTGTTGTTCGGCATCAGCCTGGGAGGATTCTGGAGCAACGCCATCGCCCTCGGCGGCCGCCTGGTGCCGAAGGCGTCCATGGTCCGTGCCACCACCATCATCATGGCCGGCATCTCCATCGCCACCGTGGCGGGTGTGCCGGTGAGCAAGGTGGTCGCGGACTTCCTGGGATGGCGCACCGCATTTTCCGTGATCGGCGGGGTGGTCCTGCTGGCCGGTGCCGTCCAGTGGTGGGCGCTGCCAAAGCTCCCGGCGCCGAAGGCCCCGGGCTTCCTCCAGTTCACCCACCTGCTGCGCCACCCGGACGCGCGGCTGGGACTGGCGACGGTGGCGCTGGTCATCGCGGGCCACTTCGGGGCCTACACCTACGTGACCCCGTTCCTGAAGCAGAACCCGCAGATGGGACCGGGCCACATCAGCTCCCTGCTGCTCGCCTTCGGCGTGGCGGGCATCGCCGGGAACTTCATTGGTGGAGCGGCGGCGGGCAGGAACCTGCGGGGGACCATCGGCGTGGTCATCATCCTGCTGGCGGCCTCCATCATGCTGCTGCCATCCACCGGCATGAATGTGGCCTCGACTTCCGCGCTCATCCTCTGCTGGGGCCTGGCCTTCGGTGCGGTGCCCATCGTTCTCCAGCTATGGGTCTTCAAGGCCGCCCCGGAAGCCATGGAAGGAGGGGCCGCGCTGCTGACCTCCACCTTCCAGGTGTTCATCGCACTCGGTTCCGTGCTGGGCGGCCAGGTTGTGGACCACCACAGCGTGTCCTCCGTCATGTGGTGCGGGGGCGGGGTTTCCGCGCTCGCCATCCTCATCGTCCTCATCTCGCGCCACCAGCCCGCAGGAAAGGAAGCCGACGCTCCGGAAGCCTGTGGGGGGTGA
- the galK gene encoding galactokinase, with the protein MLQLNPDLSDLVSDATKGLLDRFNAQATVTAAAPGRVNLIGEHIDYCDGFVLPFAIDRHVVIVGTANGTREIRLATALNRQTVIIPAEEPVERGEPTWSDYLRGVIRGFQDRGHVIPGFDAFILSSVPGGAGLSSSAALECAMATFLEGLLDTVLDTKEKALLCQKAEHDFAGVPCGVMDQFASAFGRPNRLVLIDCRSEEPELVPFENPDLTVIISNTMAHHALTDGGYATRRKQTEEALAILGKASWRDVTEADVLANWEAMGDPVNRRARHVVSEIARTVAAAAALSRNDFETLGPLMAASHDSLRNDFEVSCEELDVMVDIARSIGRNGGVIGSRMTGGGFGGSTVTLCESGRAAEIAEILASRYAEATGIQPQIFASRPAMGAHLVG; encoded by the coding sequence ATGCTGCAGCTCAACCCAGACCTTTCCGACCTCGTCTCCGATGCCACGAAGGGGCTGCTGGACCGCTTCAACGCCCAGGCCACGGTGACCGCCGCCGCACCCGGCCGGGTCAACCTGATCGGCGAACACATCGACTACTGCGATGGCTTCGTGCTGCCTTTCGCCATCGACCGCCATGTGGTCATCGTCGGAACGGCGAACGGAACACGGGAGATCCGTCTGGCCACCGCGCTGAACCGGCAGACTGTCATCATCCCTGCGGAGGAACCCGTGGAGCGAGGGGAACCCACGTGGTCGGACTATCTCCGCGGCGTCATCCGCGGCTTCCAGGACCGCGGCCATGTCATCCCCGGGTTCGATGCCTTCATCCTTTCCTCCGTGCCGGGCGGCGCGGGGCTTTCCTCCTCCGCCGCACTGGAATGCGCCATGGCCACCTTCCTCGAGGGGCTTCTCGACACCGTCCTGGACACGAAGGAAAAGGCGCTGCTCTGCCAGAAGGCGGAGCATGACTTCGCCGGGGTCCCGTGTGGCGTCATGGACCAGTTCGCCTCCGCCTTCGGCAGACCGAACCGGCTCGTCCTCATCGACTGCCGGTCGGAGGAACCGGAGCTGGTGCCCTTTGAAAATCCCGACCTCACCGTCATCATTTCCAACACCATGGCCCACCACGCGCTGACGGACGGCGGCTACGCCACCCGCCGGAAGCAAACGGAGGAGGCGCTGGCCATCCTGGGCAAGGCGTCATGGCGGGATGTCACGGAAGCGGACGTGCTCGCCAACTGGGAAGCCATGGGGGATCCGGTGAACCGCCGCGCCCGCCACGTGGTCAGCGAGATCGCCCGCACCGTTGCCGCAGCCGCCGCGCTTTCCCGGAATGACTTCGAAACGCTGGGGCCGCTCATGGCCGCCAGCCATGACTCCCTGCGGAATGACTTCGAGGTTTCCTGTGAGGAACTGGACGTGATGGTGGACATCGCCCGCTCCATCGGCCGCAACGGCGGCGTCATCGGCAGCCGGATGACCGGTGGCGGCTTCGGCGGTTCCACCGTCACCCTCTGCGAGTCCGGCAGGGCTGCGGAGATCGCCGAGATCCTGGCCTCCCGCTATGCCGAGGCCACGGGTATCCAGCCACAGATCTTCGCCTCCCGCCCCGCCATGGGCGCCCATCTGGTGGGCTGA
- a CDS encoding acyl carrier protein, which yields MSPEEVIDWLNEEGMVELGDGFPADGDLFSAGLDSMAVMQMVVAAEEKFGVILGPGDMTRANLSTPRSLAALISSKTSP from the coding sequence ATGAGTCCGGAGGAGGTGATCGACTGGTTGAACGAGGAAGGCATGGTGGAGCTGGGCGATGGGTTCCCCGCCGACGGAGATCTGTTCTCCGCGGGACTGGACTCCATGGCGGTGATGCAGATGGTGGTCGCCGCAGAGGAGAAGTTCGGGGTCATCCTGGGCCCCGGAGACATGACCCGGGCAAACCTTTCGACCCCCCGCTCGCTGGCCGCCCTCATTTCCTCGAAGACCTCCCCATGA
- a CDS encoding GNAT family N-acetyltransferase: protein MAQQSNVREVLQYIPQFRGKTFLVLIEAGLLPEPAIAETLLDLAVLEDLGVKLVLAVLGGDLKDLYDWTLECEIMSARVLKPITDPGAVKDTLDILARGQSVVIDASSTSPLAPAVVDFAKGIGVTKVIALLEEALLINGAPAHAIRAADALALTEQTDGPGVELLHAAAEACNRGIPRVHVLNGRRQGVLVDELFSNEGVGTMIHADSYRIIRPLREEDIPELLGMIGRSVRRTKLVARTYEDLQSKINDFRVMTIDDNVVGCVALHEYREEDTAEVACLYVKQAHEGRGYGVELVRHAEDMARERKIPRVFALTNRAADFFSTRLGYSAATVEDLPEKRREQFEASGRDSLVFSLELD from the coding sequence GTGGCCCAACAGAGCAACGTCCGCGAGGTTCTCCAGTACATTCCCCAGTTCCGCGGGAAGACCTTCCTCGTACTCATCGAGGCCGGACTGCTGCCGGAACCTGCCATCGCGGAAACGCTGCTGGATCTGGCCGTGCTGGAGGATCTGGGGGTGAAGCTGGTGCTCGCCGTGCTGGGCGGGGACCTGAAGGACCTCTACGACTGGACACTGGAGTGCGAGATCATGTCCGCGCGGGTCCTGAAGCCCATCACCGATCCGGGTGCGGTCAAGGACACGCTGGATATCCTGGCGCGTGGCCAGTCGGTGGTGATCGACGCCTCCTCGACCAGCCCGCTGGCGCCGGCGGTGGTGGACTTCGCCAAGGGCATCGGCGTGACGAAGGTCATCGCCCTTCTGGAGGAAGCGCTGCTCATCAATGGCGCTCCGGCCCATGCCATCCGCGCGGCGGATGCGCTGGCCCTCACGGAACAGACGGACGGCCCGGGAGTGGAACTGCTCCACGCCGCGGCGGAAGCGTGCAACCGCGGCATCCCCCGGGTGCATGTGCTCAACGGACGCCGCCAGGGTGTGCTGGTGGACGAACTTTTCTCCAACGAAGGCGTGGGCACCATGATCCACGCGGACAGCTACCGGATCATCCGCCCGCTGCGGGAGGAGGACATTCCGGAACTGCTGGGCATGATCGGCCGCAGCGTGCGCAGGACGAAACTGGTCGCCCGCACGTACGAGGACCTCCAGTCGAAGATCAACGACTTCCGCGTCATGACCATCGACGACAACGTCGTCGGCTGTGTGGCGCTGCATGAGTACCGGGAGGAAGACACCGCGGAGGTGGCCTGCCTGTATGTGAAGCAAGCGCACGAGGGCCGGGGCTACGGCGTGGAGCTGGTGCGGCATGCGGAGGACATGGCCCGGGAAAGGAAGATCCCGCGCGTCTTCGCGCTGACGAACAGGGCGGCGGATTTCTTCTCAACCCGGCTGGGCTACAGCGCCGCCACGGTGGAGGATCTGCCGGAGAAGCGGCGTGAACAGTTCGAGGCCAGCGGCCGGGACTCGCTGGTGTTTTCGCTGGAACTGGACTGA